TATAGAAAGCTCTGCCATCCTCTGACCGGGGCTACCGGGCACCCTGAGATCTTTTCGGGGTCCCCGATGGTCTCGGTAGCTGCACCGGTAGCCCCGGAGACTGGGCCGGGAGTAGTGTTCTCCGGCGGAACGTCTCGTGGGAGGAGACGAGGAGCCGGTGGCAACCGCCCGCGAGGGACGTAGAATGTGGCCATGCCGGTACCGAAACAGATATTCGTGTGCGCCACTCCTGGGGAGGGGCGTTGTGGAGAGAAGGGCGGGGGCGAGCTACTGGAGAGGTTCCGGGAGGAGATCTCCTCCCGTGGGCACCCCTCCGGGCTCGTGCTGCGTAACTCGTGTACCCGCCGCCACGAGGAAGGTCCGGTCGTCTTCGTCTTCCCGGATGACGTGTGGTACACGCGGGTAACGCAGGCGGAGGTCCCGGAGATAGTGGAGCGTCACCTGGAGAGGCGGGAGGAGAGACGGGACCACGATACGGGGGCCGCGTAGTTTACGTAGCCTAACGCCGGTCTGCTAGACGCCCGGTGGTGTCGAATCCCAGACGGCCGATGGTGCGCTCCATGGACCAGTCCGCGCCCGTGAGGAGCCGGGCCCGGCGGCCCCGCAGGTAGTAGAGGAAGATGCTCCGGTACAGGGCCTGGGCCTTCGGGCCGGAGAACTTTGCTCCCGCCGCCTCGGCGACCGCGCTCTCGGGCCCGAGGCTCACGACGTAGCCCCGGTCGAAGTACGAGAATGGCCGGCGCTCCCGACCCCGCGTGCGGCGATCGAGATCCCGGGCGATCCAGGGTCCCTGCTGTACGGCCACGGAGGCGGTCGGGGGCAGCGGGCCGTGGTCCGGGTCCGTGTACACCCCGGCGTCGCCCGGGACGTAGATCTCCGGGTGATCCGGCAACGTGAGGTAGCCGTCAAGCGCCGCCCTCCCGGAACCGTCGGTCTCGGCATCCAGGGAGCCGTTTAGCGGCGCGGCGTGTACCCCGGCGGTCCACACGCGGGCGCGGGCCGGTATACGCTCGTCTCCGGCGCTTACGCCGTCGCCGTCGGCCCCGGTGACCGGGGTGTTCAGCCGCACCTCGACGCCCAGCTCCCGTAGCTCCCGCAGGGCGACTTCGTGGAAGTAGGGGTCGAGCCAACCCAGCAGCCGGTCCGTGGCCTCCAGGAGCACCACCCGGGGCTCCCGCGCCGGGGGGCGGGGCGTGCGCTTCTTCAGATAGTCGAAGAGGGAGGCTATCTCGGCGGCTAGCTCCACGCCGGTGGCCCCGCCGCCGACGAGCGTGACCGTAAGTGTCCCCTCCGCTTCGTCTCCACGCACGGAGTCTCTCCAGGCTTCGTCCAGAGCGGAACGTAGCGAGAGGGCGTCCCCGAGCGACCAGAAGAGCCCGAAGCTATCCGCCATCTCCGCGGGCGGCGGGGTGGGACGGCTGCCGGCCGCGAGCACCAGGTACTCGTACTCCACGGGGCCGGCGCTCGTGTGCAGGGTGCGGGTCTCGGGGGAGATACCCTCTACGCTCGCCCGGAGAAAGTCGCAGCGGCCCCGGCACAGAGCGGGTATGCTGCTCCGGACGCTATCCGGGTGGACCCTGCCCACGGCGACCTCGTGGATCAGGGGTATGAAGTCCCACTCGGTCTCTTGGTCCACGAGCAGCGTCTGACCGGGGCGGCGCAGCGAGGGCGGCAGGCTCCGGATGAGCGAGGCTCCTGCGAAGCCCGCGCCCACCACGACCACCCGTGAGCGCCGGGGCTCCGGGGGGGTCATCGCGCGCCCTCTGGTTGTGGGGCCCGTATCACGCTAAAGCACGTCTTTCGTAAGATCTCTACGCCTCCAGAGCCCTGGTGTGATGTTCGACGTGGTGGATCACGCCGAGAGTATACCGGTGCTTTGCCCATGACCGCCCGCAGAATCACCGGAGCCCGTCCGTACACACGATGAGCCCTGACTTACAGCATGCGTACCACACTTTACAAAGTGGGGAGACATCTCTAGACTTCGGGACGGGAGGCGAGCCGTGGGGTGACGGCGCGCGGGGAACCGGCATGGATACGGGGGAGAGTAGCCCTTGAGGGCTTGGAAAGGGGGCCGCTTTGCGGAACCGGGAGATTGGAGCCGCAGAGGCCGGCGACGGCCTCGCGGAGAGCCTGGCAGAGGTCGAGGCTGCGTCTCCGGGGCTCATCGTGCGCCACACGAGCCGCCGGTTGGGGGCGCTCGCGCCGGAGGAGGCGCGGGAGCGTTTGATCTCCGGCAGCATCTCGTTCGCGGAGTTCGTGGATCAGGTCGGAGACGGGTTCCGGGAGCTTCTGGAGTTCATGACTGAGAACGACCTGCACCCCGGGCGTCCGGGGGAGGTTCTGTACTGTATCGAGCGCAACTCCCACACCGCGGGCCGCCGGGATCTCAGGATGCAGCTCAAGCATCTCTACGCCCCGCAGGCCCCAGAGCACAGGCGGGGATAGACGAGAGTAGGCATGGCCAGGCGGTGGCGGCTGTGGTTAATCCCGGGTATCGGGGCGGGTTTGGGTTTAGAATTCCGGTCGTGAAGCTCGTAAAGACCAGCCCGAGCGGATAACAGGGAGGAAGCCCGTGAGCGAAGATACCCAGAAAAAGGTCATCTCGATAGCGTCCACATTGATCGCTTCCCAGCTAGCCAGCAGGCTCGCGGGCAAGCTCCTGGCGGAGCCAGAGACCGAGAGCCGGAGGGTCAGGGACGACGCCAAGGAGGCGCTCGTAAAAGCGGTCTTCTCCCTGGTTTCGACGATCATAGCCTCCATAATAATCCGGCAGTTCTTGGCCAAGCGCTGGGGAGCCTAGTAGGTCCAATAGACTCGGTAGAGCGGTCCCCGTCGCTTACGGTCCGGTGGAGGCTGCCTGAGAAGGGGGCGTGCCCTCTAGCTCCGGTTACGGTATCATCCGTGGCATGACTGCTACGCTGATCGTATTGCTTATTATAGTGGCCCTGATCGGGGTCTCGCTCGCGCTCGGGAGGACGTCCAGGGAGGCGCAGGCCGTCCGTGACGACG
Above is a genomic segment from Rubrobacter aplysinae containing:
- a CDS encoding (2Fe-2S) ferredoxin domain-containing protein; the protein is MPVPKQIFVCATPGEGRCGEKGGGELLERFREEISSRGHPSGLVLRNSCTRRHEEGPVVFVFPDDVWYTRVTQAEVPEIVERHLERREERRDHDTGAA
- a CDS encoding NAD(P)/FAD-dependent oxidoreductase is translated as MTPPEPRRSRVVVVGAGFAGASLIRSLPPSLRRPGQTLLVDQETEWDFIPLIHEVAVGRVHPDSVRSSIPALCRGRCDFLRASVEGISPETRTLHTSAGPVEYEYLVLAAGSRPTPPPAEMADSFGLFWSLGDALSLRSALDEAWRDSVRGDEAEGTLTVTLVGGGATGVELAAEIASLFDYLKKRTPRPPAREPRVVLLEATDRLLGWLDPYFHEVALRELRELGVEVRLNTPVTGADGDGVSAGDERIPARARVWTAGVHAAPLNGSLDAETDGSGRAALDGYLTLPDHPEIYVPGDAGVYTDPDHGPLPPTASVAVQQGPWIARDLDRRTRGRERRPFSYFDRGYVVSLGPESAVAEAAGAKFSGPKAQALYRSIFLYYLRGRRARLLTGADWSMERTIGRLGFDTTGRLADRR